From a region of the Colias croceus chromosome 14, ilColCroc2.1 genome:
- the LOC123697524 gene encoding uncharacterized protein LOC123697524 has protein sequence MRRLRNEDEFEFYVVQFLDLPFEGIDDYVCVPNTWMISKRTVNNRAAVAYPEEKIALIEERVKRKEGYCNNWRFYSAVIKYQSNIYEIAEQWIIESRRNQRPFIERNADNLEVRETRRIPDMQPASSLRSRSRTKRPGPPELYKQLDTKHLKLNKDAQSPSPGQISQPRPSQPNQQDSQRQLNIPKIRAHVANELLNSRKMSTLQGLLKSIRHTLSATDRAPMERTNDSTCVSFASRSADSPTAPQNTTSIKPTIQHVRFKLEQQMLDNFSILSTQMGSVLINTIYMYENLRSSILETAQIYKKLLRAVELFNSIQNSTGNETFRINLRPEVRKSPEEIRTEVTASTSSSSQDRHSKHDANKPPENKHESWRFGLPPEYDRHDTRWTLKYRRNLPGLVELIPQSGVFISYRVLKYCQHVSKDCKSLARRLLSAVFSIKALSVCSTMTEKAQAPVGTDARPELDNHACEVLLNYVFDYGLQQGWNRDLSSILSSIDETICKIRIYHRIVVER, from the exons aTGCGACGTTTACGTAATGAGGATGAGTTCGAATTCTATGTTGTTCAATTCCTGGATTTACCTTTTGAAGGTATTGATGATTACGTCTGCGTACCAAATACCTGGATGATATCAAAAAGAACGGTGAACAACAGGGCTGCAGTTGCCTACCCTGAAGAGAAAATAGCCCTTATAGAAGAGCGCGTTAAGAGAAAAGAGGGATACTGTAATAATTGGAGATTTTATAGTGCTGTCATCAAATATCAGTCAA ataTATACGAAATTGCAGAACAATGGATAATAGAGTCAAGAAGAAATCAACGACCTTTTATAGAAAGAAATGCAGATAATTTAGAAGTAAGAGAAACAAGAAGAATTCCtg atatgcAACCAGCATCTTCGTTAAGGTCAAGGTCAAGGACCAAGCGACCAGGACCACCAGAACTGTACAAACAACTTGATacgaaacatttaaaactgaaTAAAGATGCTCAAAGTCCATCTCCTGGACAAATTTCACAACCAAGACCGTCACAGCCAAATCAGCAAGACTCACAACGGCAACTGAATATACCGAAAATTCGCGCCCACGTTGCCAATGAACTTCTCAACTCAAGAAAAATGTCTACTCTTCAAGGGCTCCTGAAATCAATTCGACATACGTTATCAGCTACAGATAGAGCACCTATGGAAAGAACAAATGACAGCACTTGTGTCTCTTTTGCAAGTAgatctgcagacagtccaacAGCTCCCCAAAACACTACTTCAATTAAACCTACTATTCAACATGTCAGATTTAAATTAGAGCAGCAAATGTTAGACAACTTTTCAATTCTCTCCACTCAAATGGGCTCTGTTTTGATTAATACTATTTATATGTACGAAAACTTACGCAGTTCCATCCTCGAGACTGctcaaatatataaaaagttaCTGAGAGCAGTTGAACTATTTAACTCCATACAAAACTCAACCGGCAATGAAACTTTTCGGATTAACTTGAGACCAGAAGTCCGAAAGTCTCCTGAAGAAATACGAACTGAAGTAACTGCAAGCACAAGTTCGAGTAGTCAAGATCGACATAGTAAACACGATGCTAACAAACCACCGGAAAATAAACACGAGTCGTGGCGTTTTGGTCTACCACCGGAATATGATCGTCATGACACAAGATGGACATTGAAGTATAGAAGAAATCTACCAGGACTTGTAGAACTTATACCACAAAGTGGTGTTTTTATTAGTTACAGAGTCCTCAAATACTGCCAGCATGTATCAAAAGACTGCAAATCATTAGCTCGACGATTATTATCAGCAGTATTCAGCATAAAGGCACTGAGTGTTTGTTCGACAATGACTGAAAAAGCGCAAGCTCCTGTTGGAACTGATGCAAGGCCAGAATTAGATAACCATGCGTGTGAGGTACTGCTAAATTACGTTTTTGACTACGGACTCCAACAGGGTTGGAATAGGGACCTGAGTTCTATTCTTAGTTCTATAGACGAAACGATTTGTAAAATTCGGATCTATCACCGTATCGTGGTTGAACGCTAA
- the LOC123697525 gene encoding uncharacterized protein LOC123697525, producing the protein MRRLRNEDEFEFYVVQFLDLPFEGIDDYVCVPNTWMISKRTVNNRAAVAYPEEKIALIEERVKRKEGYCNNWRFYSAVIKYQSNIYEIAEQWIIESRRNQRPFIERNADNLEVRETRRIPDMQPASSLRSRSRTKRPGPPELYKQLDTKHLKLNKDAQSPSPGQISQPRPSQPNQQDSQRQLNIPKIRADVANELLNSRKMSTLQGLLKSIRHTLSATDRAPMERTNDSTCVSFASRSADSPTAPQNTTSINPTTQHVRFQLEQQMLDNFSILSTQMGSVLLNTIFMYENLRSSILETAHIYKKLLRAVELFNSIQNSTGNETFPINLRPEVRKSPEEIRTEVTASTSSSGQDRHSNHDANKPPENKHESWRFGLPPEYDRHDTRWTLKYRRNLPGLVELIPQSGVFISYRVLKYCQHVSKDCKSLARRLLSAVFSIKALSVCSTMTEKAQAPVGTDARPELDNHACEVLLNYVFDYGLQQGWNRDLSSILSSIDETIFKIRIYHRIVVER; encoded by the exons aTGCGACGTTTACGTAATGAGGATGAGTTCGAATTCTATGTTGTTCAATTCCTGGATTTACCTTTTGAAGGTATTGATGATTACGTCTGCGTACCAAACACCTGGATGATATCAAAAAGAACGGTGAACAACAGGGCTGCAGTTGCCTACCCTGAAGAGAAAATAGCCCTTATAGAAGAGCGCGTTAAGAGAAAAGAGGGATACTGTAATAATTGGAGATTTTATAGTGCTGTCATCAAATATCAGTCAA ataTATACGAAATTGCAGAACAATGGATAATAGAGTCAAGAAGAAATCAACGACCTTTTATAGAAAGAAATGCAGATAATTTAGAAGTAAGAGAAACAAGAAGAATTCCtg atatgcAACCAGCATCTTCGTTAAGGTCAAGGTCAAGGACCAAGCGACCAGGACCACCAGAACTGTACAAACAACTTGATacgaaacatttaaaactgaaTAAAGATGCTCAAAGTCCATCTCCTGGACAAATTTCACAACCAAGACCGTCACAGCCAAATCAGCAAGACTCACAACGGCAACTGAATATACCGAAAATTCGCGCCGACGTTGCCAATGAACTTCTCAACTCAAGAAAAATGTCTACTCTTCAAGGGCTCCTGAAATCAATTCGACATACGTTATCAGCTACAGATAGAGCACCTATGGAGAGAACAAATGACAGCACTTGTGTCTCTTTTGCAAGTAgatctgcagacagtccaacAGCTCCTCAAAACACTACTTCAATTAACCCTACTACTCAACATGTCAGATTTCAATTAGAGCAGCAAATGTTAGACAACTTTTCAATTCTCTCCACTCAAATGGGCTCTGTTTTGcttaatactatttttatgtACGAAAACTTACGCAGTTCCATTCTCGAGACTGCtcatatatataaaaagttaCTAAGAGCAGTTGAACTATTTAACTCAATACAAAATTCAACCGGCAATGAAACTTTTCCGATTAACTTGAGACCAGAAGTCCGAAAGTCTCCTGAAGAAATACGAACTGAAGTAACTGCAAGCACAAGTTCGAGTGGTCAAGATCGACATAGTAACCACGATGCTAACAAACCACCGGAAAATAAACACGAGTCGTGGCGTTTTGGTCTACCACCGGAATATGATCGTCATGACACAAGATGGACATTGAAGTATAGAAGAAATCTACCAGGACTTGTAGAACTTATACCACAAAGTGGTGTTTTTATTAGTTACAGAGTCCTCAAATACTGCCAGCATGTATCAAAAGACTGCAAATCATTAGCTCGACGATTATTATCAGCAGTATTCAGCATAAAGGCACTGAGTGTTTGTTCGACAATGACTGAAAAAGCGCAAGCTCCTGTTGGAACTGATGCAAGGCCAGAATTAGATAACCATGCGTGTGAGGTACTGCTAAATTACGTTTTTGACTACGGACTCCAACAGGGTTGGAATAGGGACCTGAGTTCTATTCTTAGTTCTATAGACGAaacgatttttaaaattcggATCTATCACCGTATCGTGGTTGAACGCTAA
- the LOC123697523 gene encoding uncharacterized protein LOC123697523, translating into MRRSRNDDDNDDVDDFYVVQFLELPFEGIDDYVCVPNIWIILRRTAPNWSIVAYPEEKNPVLIRERVKRKERCCDNWKFYRAVIKFQSNKYEIAEQWIIEPRSNQRPFIERNADNLEVRETRRIPDMQPASSSRSRSRTKRPGPPELYKQLDTKHLKLNKDAQSPSPGQISQPRPSQPNQQDSQRQLNIPKIRADVANELLNSRKMSTLQGLLKSIRHTLSATDRAPMERTNDSTCVSFASRSADSPTAPQNTTSIKPTIQQVRFKLEQQMLDNFAILFTQMGSVLRNTNDMYNNLRSSILETAQIYKKLLRAVELFNSIQNSTGNETFPINLRPEVRKSPEEIRTEATASTSSRSQDQHTNDDANKPPENKHESWRFVLPPEYDRHDTRWTLQYRTNLPGLVELLPQSGVFIRYEDLKYCQCLAKDCESLARRLLSVIFSIKALSVCSTMTEKAQAPVGTDARPELDNHACEVLLNYVFDYGLQQGWNRDLSSIRSSIDETICKIRIHHRIVVER; encoded by the exons ATGCGACGTTCACGTAATGACGATGACAACGATGATGTTGATGATTTCTATGTTGTTCAATTCCTGGAATTGCCTTTTGAAGGTATTGATGATTACGTCTGCGTACCAAACATCTGGATAATATTACGTAGAACGGCGCCCAATTGGAGTATAGTTGCCTACCCAGAAGAGAAGAATCCTGTCCTTATAAGAGAGCGCGTTAAGAGAAAAGAGAGATGCTGTGATAATTGGAAATTTTATAGAGCTGTCATCAAATTTCAGTCTA ataaatACGAAATTGCAGAACAATGGATAATAGAGCCAAGAAGTAATCAACGACCTTTTATAGAAAGAAATGCAGATAATTTAGAAGTAAGAGAAACAAGAAGAATTCctg atatgcAACCAGCATCTTCGTCAAGGTCAAGGTCAAGGACCAAGAGACCAGGACCACCAGAACTGTACAAACAACTTGATacgaaacatttaaaactgaaTAAAGATGCTCAAAGTCCATCTCCTGGACAAATTTCACAACCAAGACCGTCACAGCCAAATCAGCAAGACTCACAACGGCAACTGAATATACCGAAAATTCGCGCCGACGTTGCCAATGAACTTCTCAACTCAAGAAAAATGTCTACTCTTCAAGGGCTCCTGAAATCAATTCGACATACGTTATCAGCTACAGATAGAGCGCCTATGGAAAGAACAAATGATAGCACTTGTGTCTCTTTTGCAAGTAgatctgcagacagtccaacAGCTCCCCAAAACACTACTTCAATTAAACCTACTATTCAACAAGTCAGATTTAAATTAGAGCAGCAAATGTTAGACAACTTTGCAATTCTCTTCACTCAAATGGGCTCTGTTTTGCGTAATACTAATGATATGTACAACAACTTACGCAGTTCCATCCTCGAGACTGctcaaatatataaaaagttaCTGAGAGCAGTTGAACTATTTAACTCAATACAAAATTCAACCGGCAATGAAACTTTTCCGATTAACTTGAGACCAGAAGTCCGAAAGTCTCCTGAAGAAATACGAACTGAAGCAACAGCAAGCACAAGTTCGAGAAGTCAAGATCAACATACGAACGATGATGCTAACAAACCACCGGAAAATAAACACGAGTCGTGGCGTTTCGTTCTACCACCGGAATATGATCGTCATGACACAAGATGGACATTACAGTATAGAACAAATCTACCAGGACTTGTAGAACTTTTGCCACAAAGTGGTGTTTTTATTAGATACGAAGACCTCAAATACTGCCAGTGTCTAGCAAAAGACTGCGAATCATTAGCTCGACGATTATTATCAGTAATATTCAGCATAAAGGCACTGAGTGTTTGTTCGACAATGACTGAAAAAGCGCAAGCTCCTGTTGGAACTGATGCAAGGCCAGAATTAGATAACCATGCGTGTGAGGTATTGCTAAATTACGTTTTTGACTACGGACTCCAACAGGGTTGGAATAGGGACCTGAGTTCTATTCGTAGTTCTATAGACGAAACGATTTGTAAAATTCGGATCCATCACCGTATCGTGGTTGAACGCTAA